A section of the Oryzias melastigma strain HK-1 linkage group LG2, ASM292280v2, whole genome shotgun sequence genome encodes:
- the LOC112145044 gene encoding E3 ubiquitin/ISG15 ligase TRIM25 isoform X1, whose protein sequence is MAQKGVDLDQETFSCSICLDLLKDPVTIPCGHSYCMKCIEGFWDEEEKIHSCPQCRETFTPRPVLVKSFMFAALVEQLKKTGLQAAPAADHCYAGPEDVSCDVCSGRKLKAIKSCLICLASYCEKHLQPHLDEAAFKKHKLVEPSKNLQENICSIHDEVMKMFCRTDQKCICYLCSVDEHRGHDTVSAAAERTERQRDLEESQQQIQQRIQDREKEVKLLQQQLEAINHSADQTVKDSEKIFTQMIHLIQKTSCDVKQQIRSQQQTEVSGVKDLQEELEQEITELKRRDAELKQLSLTEDHSQFLLNYVSLPPLSESTHSSSINVRPLRYFEDVTAAVSELRDKLQDILREEWTNISLTLTHVDVLLSEPEPKSRADFFRYSCQISLDPNTAQKHLLLSEENRKVTLMEKPQSYSDHPDRFTYYFQVLSRESLTGRCYWEVERRGRLVCVAVSYKNISRSGIESVFGFNDKSWALYCSPDSFSFFHNRVKTSISAPGSSRVGVYLDHRAGVLSFYSVCESMTLLHRVQTTFTQNLHAGVELGYFGASAEFCKLK, encoded by the exons ATGGCGCAGAAAGGAGTGGATCTGGATCAAGAAACCTTCAGCTGTTCCATCTGTCTGGATCTGCTGAAGGATCCGGTGACTATTCCCTGTGGACACAGCTACTGCATGAAGTGTATTGAAGGATTCtgggatgaagaggagaaaatcCACAGCTGTCCTCAGTGTAGGGAGACCTTCACACCGAGGCCTGTTCTGGTGAAAAGCTTCATGTTTGCTGCTTTAGTGGAGCAGCTGAAGAAGACTGGACTccaagctgctcctgctgctgatcactgctatgcTGGACCTGAAGATGTGTCCTGTGATGTTTGTTCTGGAAGAAAACTCAAAGCCATCAAGTCCTGTTTGATCTGTCTGGCCTCTTACTGTGAGAAACACCTTCAGCCTCATTTGGATGAAGCTGCATTCAAGAAACACAAGCTGGTGGAACCCTCcaagaacctgcaggagaacatctgctccattcatgatgaggtgatgaagatgttctGTCGCACTGATCAGAAGTGTATCTGTTATCTCTGCTCTGTGGATGAACATAGAGGACATGACAcagtctcagctgcagcagaaaggactgagaggcagagagatctggaggagagtCAACAACAAATCCAGCAGAGAATCCAGGACAGAGAGAAGGAGGTGAAGCTGCTTCAACAGCAGCTGGAGGCCATCAATCACTCTGCTGATCAAACAGTGAAGGACAGTGAGAAGATCTTCACTCAGATGATCCATCTCATCCAGAAGACAAGCTGTGATgtgaagcagcagatcagatcccAGCAGCAAACTGAAGTGAGTGGAGTCAAAGAtcttcaggaggagctggagcaggagatcaCTGAGCTGAAGAGGAGAGACGCTGAGCTGAAGCAGCTCTCACTCACAGAGGATCACAGCCAGTTTCTGCTCAACTACGTCTCACTGCCACCACTCAGTGAGTCCACACACTCATCCAGCATCAATGTCCGTCCTCTCAGATACTTTGAGGATGTGACAGCAGCTGTGTCAGAGCTCAGAGAcaaactgcaggacattctgaGAGAGGAATGGACAAACATCTCACTGACACTCACTCATGTGGATGTTTTactgtcagaaccagaaccaaagagCAGAGCTGACTTCTTCAGATATTCATGTCAAATCTCACTAGATCCAAACACAGCACAGAAACATCTGTTACTGTCAGAGGAGAACAGAAAGGTGACATTGATGGAAAAACCTCAGTCTTATTCTGATCATCCAGACAGATTTACTTATTATTTTCAGGTTCTGAGTAGAGAGAGTCTGACTGGACGttgttactgggaggtggagaggagaggaagaCTTGTTTGTGTAGCAGTCTCATACAAGAACATCAGTAGATCTGGAATAGAAAGTGTATTTGGTTTTAACGACAAATCTTGGGCATTATATTGTTCTCCAGACAGTTTctcatttttccacaacagagTAAAAAC CTCCATCTCAGCTCCTGGTTCCTCCAGAGTAGGAGTGTACCTGGATCACAGAGCAGGTGTTCTGTCCTTCTACAGCGTCTGTGAAAGCATGACtctcctccacagagtccagaccacattcactcagAACCTCCATGCTGGAGTGGAGTTGGGTTATTTTGGAGCCTCAGCAGAGTTCTGTAAACTCAAATAG
- the LOC112145044 gene encoding tripartite motif-containing protein 16 isoform X3 has protein sequence MAQKGVDLDQETFSCSICLDLLKDPVTIPCGHSYCMKCIEGFWDEEEKIHSCPQCRETFTPRPVLVKSFMFAALVEQLKKTGLQAAPAADHCYAGPEDVSCDVCSGRKLKAIKSCLICLASYCEKHLQPHLDEAAFKKHKLVEPSKNLQENICSIHDEVMKMFCRTDQKCICYLCSVDEHRGHDTVSAAAERTERQRDLEESQQQIQQRIQDREKEVKLLQQQLEAINHSADQTVKDSEKIFTQMIHLIQKTSCDVKQQIRSQQQTEVSGVKDLQEELEQEITELKRRDAELKQLSLTEDHSQFLLNYVSLPPLSESTHSSSINVRPLRYFEDVTAAVSELRDKLQDILREEWTNISLTLTHVDVLLSEPEPKSRADFFRYSCQISLDPNTAQKHLLLSEENRKVTLMEKPQSYSDHPDRFTYYFQVLSRESLTGRCYWEVERRGRLVCVAVSYKNISRSGIESVFGFNDKSWALYCSPDNSFSFCHNNIQTSISAPGSSRVGVYLDHRAGVLSFYSVCESMTLLHRVQTTFTQNLHAGVELGYFGASAEFCKLK, from the exons ATGGCGCAGAAAGGAGTGGATCTGGATCAAGAAACCTTCAGCTGTTCCATCTGTCTGGATCTGCTGAAGGATCCGGTGACTATTCCCTGTGGACACAGCTACTGCATGAAGTGTATTGAAGGATTCtgggatgaagaggagaaaatcCACAGCTGTCCTCAGTGTAGGGAGACCTTCACACCGAGGCCTGTTCTGGTGAAAAGCTTCATGTTTGCTGCTTTAGTGGAGCAGCTGAAGAAGACTGGACTccaagctgctcctgctgctgatcactgctatgcTGGACCTGAAGATGTGTCCTGTGATGTTTGTTCTGGAAGAAAACTCAAAGCCATCAAGTCCTGTTTGATCTGTCTGGCCTCTTACTGTGAGAAACACCTTCAGCCTCATTTGGATGAAGCTGCATTCAAGAAACACAAGCTGGTGGAACCCTCcaagaacctgcaggagaacatctgctccattcatgatgaggtgatgaagatgttctGTCGCACTGATCAGAAGTGTATCTGTTATCTCTGCTCTGTGGATGAACATAGAGGACATGACAcagtctcagctgcagcagaaaggactgagaggcagagagatctggaggagagtCAACAACAAATCCAGCAGAGAATCCAGGACAGAGAGAAGGAGGTGAAGCTGCTTCAACAGCAGCTGGAGGCCATCAATCACTCTGCTGATCAAACAGTGAAGGACAGTGAGAAGATCTTCACTCAGATGATCCATCTCATCCAGAAGACAAGCTGTGATgtgaagcagcagatcagatcccAGCAGCAAACTGAAGTGAGTGGAGTCAAAGAtcttcaggaggagctggagcaggagatcaCTGAGCTGAAGAGGAGAGACGCTGAGCTGAAGCAGCTCTCACTCACAGAGGATCACAGCCAGTTTCTGCTCAACTACGTCTCACTGCCACCACTCAGTGAGTCCACACACTCATCCAGCATCAATGTCCGTCCTCTCAGATACTTTGAGGATGTGACAGCAGCTGTGTCAGAGCTCAGAGAcaaactgcaggacattctgaGAGAGGAATGGACAAACATCTCACTGACACTCACTCATGTGGATGTTTTactgtcagaaccagaaccaaagagCAGAGCTGACTTCTTCAGATATTCATGTCAAATCTCACTAGATCCAAACACAGCACAGAAACATCTGTTACTGTCAGAGGAGAACAGAAAGGTGACATTGATGGAAAAACCTCAGTCTTATTCTGATCATCCAGACAGATTTACTTATTATTTTCAGGTTCTGAGTAGAGAGAGTCTGACTGGACGttgttactgggaggtggagaggagaggaagaCTTGTTTGTGTAGCAGTCTCATACAAGAACATCAGTAGATCTGGAATAGAAAGTGTATTTGGTTTTAACGACAAATCTTGGGCATTATATTGTTCTCCAGACA ACAGTTTCTCATTTTGCCACAACAACATACAAACCTCCATCTCAGCTCCTGGTTCCTCCAGAGTAGGAGTGTACCTGGATCACAGAGCAGGTGTTCTGTCCTTCTACAGCGTCTGTGAAAGCATGACtctcctccacagagtccagaccacattcactcagAACCTCCATGCTGGAGTGGAGTTGGGTTATTTTGGAGCCTCAGCAGAGTTCTGTAAACTCAAATAG
- the LOC112145044 gene encoding E3 ubiquitin/ISG15 ligase TRIM25 isoform X2, whose translation MAQKGVDLDQETFSCSICLDLLKDPVTIPCGHSYCMKCIEGFWDEEEKIHSCPQCRETFTPRPVLVKSFMFAALVEQLKKTGLQAAPAADHCYAGPEDVSCDVCSGRKLKAIKSCLICLASYCEKHLQPHLDEAAFKKHKLVEPSKNLQENICSIHDEVMKMFCRTDQKCICYLCSVDEHRGHDTVSAAAERTERQRDLEESQQQIQQRIQDREKEVKLLQQQLEAINHSADQTVKDSEKIFTQMIHLIQKTSCDVKQQIRSQQQTEVSGVKDLQEELEQEITELKRRDAELKQLSLTEDHSQFLLNYVSLPPLSESTHSSSINVRPLRYFEDVTAAVSELRDKLQDILREEWTNISLTLTHVDVLLSEPEPKSRADFFRYSCQISLDPNTAQKHLLLSEENRKVTLMEKPQSYSDHPDRFTYYFQVLSRESLTGRCYWEVERRGRLVCVAVSYKNISRSGIEIKTGRESFFGYNDKSWALYCYPDSFSFCHNNIQTSISAPGSSRVGVYLDHRAGVLSFYSVCESMTLLHRVQTTFTQNLHAGVELGYFGASAEFCKLK comes from the exons ATGGCGCAGAAAGGAGTGGATCTGGATCAAGAAACCTTCAGCTGTTCCATCTGTCTGGATCTGCTGAAGGATCCGGTGACTATTCCCTGTGGACACAGCTACTGCATGAAGTGTATTGAAGGATTCtgggatgaagaggagaaaatcCACAGCTGTCCTCAGTGTAGGGAGACCTTCACACCGAGGCCTGTTCTGGTGAAAAGCTTCATGTTTGCTGCTTTAGTGGAGCAGCTGAAGAAGACTGGACTccaagctgctcctgctgctgatcactgctatgcTGGACCTGAAGATGTGTCCTGTGATGTTTGTTCTGGAAGAAAACTCAAAGCCATCAAGTCCTGTTTGATCTGTCTGGCCTCTTACTGTGAGAAACACCTTCAGCCTCATTTGGATGAAGCTGCATTCAAGAAACACAAGCTGGTGGAACCCTCcaagaacctgcaggagaacatctgctccattcatgatgaggtgatgaagatgttctGTCGCACTGATCAGAAGTGTATCTGTTATCTCTGCTCTGTGGATGAACATAGAGGACATGACAcagtctcagctgcagcagaaaggactgagaggcagagagatctggaggagagtCAACAACAAATCCAGCAGAGAATCCAGGACAGAGAGAAGGAGGTGAAGCTGCTTCAACAGCAGCTGGAGGCCATCAATCACTCTGCTGATCAAACAGTGAAGGACAGTGAGAAGATCTTCACTCAGATGATCCATCTCATCCAGAAGACAAGCTGTGATgtgaagcagcagatcagatcccAGCAGCAAACTGAAGTGAGTGGAGTCAAAGAtcttcaggaggagctggagcaggagatcaCTGAGCTGAAGAGGAGAGACGCTGAGCTGAAGCAGCTCTCACTCACAGAGGATCACAGCCAGTTTCTGCTCAACTACGTCTCACTGCCACCACTCAGTGAGTCCACACACTCATCCAGCATCAATGTCCGTCCTCTCAGATACTTTGAGGATGTGACAGCAGCTGTGTCAGAGCTCAGAGAcaaactgcaggacattctgaGAGAGGAATGGACAAACATCTCACTGACACTCACTCATGTGGATGTTTTactgtcagaaccagaaccaaagagCAGAGCTGACTTCTTCAGATATTCATGTCAAATCTCACTAGATCCAAACACAGCACAGAAACATCTGTTACTGTCAGAGGAGAACAGAAAGGTGACATTGATGGAAAAACCTCAGTCTTATTCTGATCATCCAGACAGATTTACTTATTATTTTCAGGTTCTGAGTAGAGAGAGTCTGACTGGACGttgttactgggaggtggagaggagaggaagaCTTGTTTGTGTAGCAGTCTCATACAAGAACATCAGTAGATCTGGAATAGAAA TAAAAACNGGAAGAGAAAGTTTTTTTGGTTATAATGACAAATCTTGGGCATTATATTGTTATCCAGACAGTTTCTCATTTTGCCACAACAACATACAAACCTCCATCTCAGCTCCTGGTTCCTCCAGAGTAGGAGTGTACCTGGATCACAGAGCAGGTGTTCTGTCCTTCTACAGCGTCTGTGAAAGCATGACtctcctccacagagtccagaccacattcactcagAACCTCCATGCTGGAGTGGAGTTGGGTTATTTTGGAGCCTCAGCAGAGTTCTGTAAACTCAAATAG